Proteins from one Ammospiza nelsoni isolate bAmmNel1 chromosome 34, bAmmNel1.pri, whole genome shotgun sequence genomic window:
- the LOC132086004 gene encoding olfactory receptor 14C36-like — translation MSNSSSIRHFLLLALADTRQLQLLHFCLLLGISLAALLGNGLIISTVACGHHLHTPMFFFLLNLALSDLGSVCTTVPKAMHNSLWDTRDISYSGCAAQLFFFMFFISADLFLLTIMCYDHYMSICKPLHYGTLLGSRACAHMAAVAWASALLNALLHTANTFSLPLCYGNVVGQFFCEIPQILKLSCSHSNFKQLGLIAVSASLGLGCFVFIVFSYVQIFRAVLRIPSEQGRHKAFSTCLPHLAVVSLFLSTLIFAHLKPPSMSSPSLDLALSVLYSVVPPALNALIYSLRNQELKAAVWRLMTGCFQKH, via the coding sequence atgtccaacagcagctccatcaggcacttcctcctgctggcattggcagacacgcggcagctgcagctcctgcacttctgcctcttgctgggcatctccctggctgccctcctgggcaacggcctcatcatcagcactgtagcctgcggccaccacctacacacgcccatgttcttcttcctgctcaacctggccctcagcgacctgggctccgtctgcaccactgtccccaaagccatgcacaattccctctgggacaccagggacatctcctactcaggatgtgctgctcagctctttttctttatgttcttcATCTCAGCAGACCTTTTcctcctgaccatcatgtgctatgACCACTAcatgtccatctgcaaacccctgcactacgggaccctcctgggcagcagagcttgtgcccacatggcagcagttgcctgggccagtgcccttctcaatgctctgctgcacacagccaatacattttccctgcccctgtgctaTGGCAATGTCGTGGGCCAATTCTTCTGCgaaatcccacagatcctcaagctctcctgctcacactCCAACTTTAAACAACTGGGGCTCATTGCTGTTAGTGCATCTTTAGGACTtggctgttttgtgttcattgttttctcctatgtgcagatcttcagggctgtgctgaggatcccctctgagcagggacggcacaaagccttttccacctgcctccctcacctggctgtggtctcCCTCTTCCTCAGCACTCTAATCTTTGCTCACTTGAAGcccccctccatgtcctccccatccctggatctggccctgtcagttctgtactcggtggtgcctccagccctgaacgccctcatctacagcctgaggaaccaggagctcaaggctgcagtgtggagactgatgactggatgctttcagaaacattaa